CCGCAATATGATCAGCCCCGCTTTTCGTGTGGCTTTCTGCTCAAGCACCAGAACGACACGTTTGCAGTTACCGCCAAACACCTTCTGAAGGTGATTAAGCCCAAGGGCATGAAGGCGGTTTCGTTCGGGAATAGTGTCAAATCCTGGTCGTTGTTCCCGCTGCCGGATAAGGCGCGCAGTGTAGTTACCAACCGCTTATTGAACGAGAACAAAGCCGAGTCGTTAGAAGCCAAAGCAACCTACGACCAGGACTGGCTGGTGTTCTCGCTTCAGTCGAACCACTCCGGCATCAAGCCGCTGGAGGCTCGCACCACGCCGTTGCAGCCGGGCGAGAAGCTGTACGTAGTGGGCTGGACGCGCCACATGGACAGCGGCCCGCAACGGGTGTATGAGTTCGAATACTACAAAACGATAGATAATCGGATTCTCGTAAAAGACGTCGTGGTCCCCGAGCAATTCGGCGGGCTGAGCGGCGCCCCACTGGTCGACGAACAAGGCCAAGTGGTAGGCATTGTCTCCAACGGCACGGTCGATCCGACGTCGGGCAAAAAGTACTTCTCCCCTTGCGCCGTATCGGGGCTTCTGTCCTTCCTCGACACCTATCAAAAGAAGTAGAAAAGCCACACGCTTACCCTCCTCAAAAGCCATTGCTGCTAATGCAACACCGCCCCGCCAGAACCTCCTGATTGAGAAGGTTCCGGCGGGGCGGTTCTTTGTATGTGCTTGCTACAGGTTGCGGTAGCTGCTGGTGGATAGGCTGCGTGCGCCTCGTCCGTTCCTCATGGCGCGGGGTACGCAGCCCCTTCCTAGCTGGCGGGCAGCCGATACCCTAGCTTCCTTAGTCGCGGTGCAGGTGCTTGATGATGGCAATAACGTCTTCGTCGCCCAGGGTGGGCGCGGCTTGCTGGAAGGACTCATGGACTGTCTCGCCCAGGGGCGTGTTCAGGCCTTCGGCTTTGGCCAGGCGCAGGTCTTTGGCTAGGTGCTTCAGGGCAAAGGCGGCTTGGAAGTTATCGGCCATGATGGTGTCGCCCTTGATCTTTGCGTACACGTTGCTCATGGCGCCGTTGCCGATGATGGTCTGCATGTCCTCGGGTTTCAGGCCGTGCTGCTGGGCGAAGAGGAAGGTTTCGGCCAAGCCCTGCGTGTGGATGCCCAGCAAGGTGTTGATGGCGAGCTTGGCCAGGTTGCCCTTGCCGACCGGGCCGAGGTGCAGCGCGAGCTTACCTAGGTGCTCAAAGAGCGGCTGGGCCTGTTGGAAGGCCGGCTCGTCGCCGCCCACCATAATCACCAGTTGGCCGCTTTCCGCCTGCTTCACGCTGCCCGAAACCGGCGCATCGAGGTAGGTGTGGCCTTTCTGTTGGCTGAGGGTGGCCATTTCCTGGCTAATGCCGGGCGACACGGTGCTCATATTGATAAGCAGCTTGCCACTGGATTCGGCGGTTAGCAGGCCGTCGGGGCCGGTGAACAGGTCGCGCACGGCCTGATCGTCGGATACCATCAGGAACACCACGTCGGCTTGCTGCACCAAGGCAGCCGGCGAATCGGCGGGGGTGGCACCGGCGGCGCGCAGGGCTTCTTCTTTGTCTTTGCTGCGGTTATAGACGGCAACCGGGTAGCCCGCCTCGAGCAGGCGGCGCGACATCGGGGTACCCATCGTGCCGAGGCCAATCCAGCCTAGTTGGGGTTGTGAGCTCATGTGCAAGAGTTGAGTGAGGTAAATAAGAATGCGGTATTGCTATACCACCTAGGTTGGAATTGGTTGGCTGGTGGGGCGGGAATGCCGCGACTTATTCGGCGAGTAGTAGCGCTGGAAAGTGGCCTAGGTCTCGCTGCACTAGCCACAACGAGCAGCCTGATCCTGTATGTTTGTGCTGCTTTTAGCCTCCTTGCAGCACCCGCATCTTTCCCTTTTCTCGCTTAATGGCCCGTTCTATTCTGCTCCGCGTCGCGTTACTTTTTATTCTGTGCCAGTTGGGCTACACTGCCCAAGCCGGTTCCGGCTTTGCCGACCTCAAACCTGGCCCGCACGGCGTGGGCTTCCGCGTGGTGCAGCAGTACGATTATGCACGCTCCTACCGGGATAAAACCGATTTGGTCACTGGCAAACCCTACGCAGGCGAACAGGCACGACCGATGCAAACCTTGGTGTGGTACCCGGCTCAGAAAACAGGCACACCCCTGCGTTACGCCGATTACATGCGCACGGAAGCTACCGACGAAGTATTGGGGCGGACGGAGGCCGAAGTAGCCGCATTTATGGATGGCCGACGCCAATGGGCCACTGCTAGGCTAGGTGCCAAACAAGCGCAAGCCATGCTCGCGCAGCGCATGTGGGCCGTGCCCAATGCCCCAGCCACGACTGGCAAATTCCCGGTGGTTATTTACGCCGCCGGCGGTGGCGGGGTGGCACACGAAGCAGCCGACCTGTGCGAATACCTCGCCAGCCACGGCTACGTGGTGCTGGCCAGCCGCAGCCTAGGTACGCGCACGAGCCTCATGAACTTCGACCAAGAAGGTCTCGCCACCCAAGCCCGCGACATTCAGTTCCTACTTTCCTACGCGCACACCCTGCCGCAAGCCGACATGACCCACGTGGCCGCCGCTGGCTGGAGCTGGGGTGGCCTAGCCAATGTTTTGGCCGCCTCCCAAGACGCACGCATTGACGCGCTAGTTAGCTTCGATGGCACCCAGCATAAGGATAATACTGTAGCCGTGTCCCGCATGCGCCTCACCGTGCCGTGGCTGTACGTGCAGCGCCGCCCCGAATCGGTGCGGGAACTCAGCGCTAATGACATGGAAACCTCGTCTATCCTGCTCAATGAGGCCAAGTACGCCGACCTGTACCACGTCGTCATGAACCCCATGGAGCATCTAGATTTCTCGACCCTAGCTCTGCGCGTGGCCCAGCCCGACCACTTCACGGAGTATTCCCGGGCTGAAGTGGAAACTGCCTATCATTGGACCTGCCGCTACACGTTAGAATTCTTGAATGCCACGCTGAAGGGCAACGCTGCTGGCCGCCAGTTTCTTGACCGCACCCCCGCGCAAAATGGCGTCTCGCCCCATATGGCCCGGCTATACCACCTCCCGGCGCAGACTGACCTCGTACCCACGCAAGCCGGTTTTGCGGCGGCATTAGCCCAGCAAGGCTTCGCCTACGCCCTGGAAGTCTACCGCCGGATGCAGCAGCAAGATCCCACGTTTGTCCTGCCGGAAAGCGCCCTTAATACCTGGGGCTACCAGCTGATGCGCGACGCACACGACCTGCCCGCCGCCCTTGCCATCTTCCGCCTCGGCACGGCGCTCTACCCCGGCAGCTTCAACCTCTTCGACAGCCTCGGGGAAGCCGATGAAAACAACCACGACCCGGCCACAGCCATCCAGCACTACCGCCGCTCCTTAGAGCTGAACCCGCAGAACAGCAATGCACGGCAACGCCTGCAAGCACTAGGCGCCCCCGCGCCGAGTACATCTGCTAACTAGGTAGCGTCCTGACTAGTTGGAGCTGGTCACCTAGCTGCGGCTTACTTCTTTGCCGACTACCACCTCCTGGGTAAATGTCATGATAGCCGACTGACTTTTGTCATGTCGGCTCTTTTGTTGGCTGCCGTACTTGCCTCCCAATTCAAGCACCTCCTTCACCGATGCTCTGGGCAGGTTTTCTTTTTGGGCTTTTAGGAAGTTTTCACTGCGTGGGCATGTGCGGTGCTATTGCGCTGGCGCTGCCCGGCCGTCTGGATGCTGCCTCGCCTAACTGGCACTACCTAGGTGGTCGTCTGCTCTACAACCTAGGTCGCATCACGACTTACACGGTGCTCGGCGCGGGGGCAGGTTTAGTGGGTCAAACCCTGCGGCTGGCGGGTTGGCAGCAAAGCTTGTCTATCGTATCGGGCTTGCTGATTCTGGTGCTGGTAGTGGTGCCGGAGCGTCACACGAGTCGCGTCGCTGCAGCCGTTGGCCTTGATCGGCCGCTGGCCTGGCTGAAGCAAACGCTGGCGTATCTGTTTCAGCAGGCGTCGCCCGGCGCGTTGTACCTCACCGGCGTGCTGAATGGGTTGCTGCCTTGCGGCCTCGTGTACCTAGCCTTGGCGGGTGCGCTCAGTGCGCCGGGCCTAGGTGGATCGGCTAGCTATATGCTGCTCTTCGGCCTCGGCACACTGCCCTTGATGCTGGGTTTGTCGCTCACTGGTCGGCTGGTGCCGATGCTGTGGCGGGCCCGCATGCGCCAAGCCGTGCCGTATGTGGCTTCGCTGATGGCGGTGCTGTTCATCGTGCGGGGGCTGGGGCTAGGTATTCCGTACCTGAGTCCGCAGCTGAGTGCGCCTACCGCGCAAGCCGCTCAACCTCAACTACCTCCCACCGTGCATTACTGTCGCTAACTCCTCTGATTCGAGGCTGAAGGCAACCGGCCGATACTGTTGAAAAGAAACGCAACTCCAAGCCGTGCCCAAGACCTTTTTAACGCTAGCAGTCGGATGCCTTTGGCCTCGAACCAGAAGAGCCGCATACCTACCCTTCCCTCTCGACTTCACCGGCACTCCGAACGCCGCTACCGCTTACTATCAACTCCTTCCATGAAGACCATTCTCGTTCCGATTGACCTAGCTTCTTCCGCCGAACACACCCTAGCCTACGCCAACAAGCTAGCCGTGCGCTGGCCGGCCGAGGTCGTGCTGCTGCATTGTCATCACGGAGATGGACTTACTGCCGAGGAAAGCACGCAGCTCGAACAGCAGCTGCACACCTTAGCCGAGCGCCTGCGCTACCAGCAGCTCACCCGCCAAGATGGCCGCCGTATCCGCTACCACTACCGGGTGCTCAGCGGCTGCCTCCACGACCACGTACAAGCGGAAGCTGCCAGCTACGCCGCCGACTTAGTGGTAATGAGCCTCGATTACATTGATTGCGGCCGAGTGGAAGCCACCGGCAACCACGCTGCCACCATCACCGGCTTGGTGTCCTGTCCCGTGCTTGTGGTGCCGCCGGGCCGCCGCTCGTTGCCCACTCGCGTGGCCTTTTCCGCCGACTTCAGCACTCTCGACCTAAACGTGCTGCCCAAGACGTCGGCGCTGGAAGGGGCTTTTCCGGCTCAGCTCCAGTTCGTGCAGTTCTACGCTCCCGCCAGCCGCCCGGAGCGTGCGCGCCTGAAGCGTGCCATGGAGAAAGCCGCCTCCCAGCTCACTTGGCCCGACATCACCACCCACCTCGTGGAAGACGACGATCCGCTGGAAGGCATCAGCGATTTCTGCGCCCGCACGCAGACTCAGTTGCTCATCATCGCACCCACTAACAGCGCCTCTCTGCTGCGCTTCTTCGACCTGTGCTACGCCAAAACCCAGTCCTATCACACCCAGATTCCGGTGCTGGTAATTCAGCAGAACGAGCAAAAGCCCACCACCGCCTGCTGCGACCGATGCGCCCAACAAGCCCTGCGCGAAACCCAAGCCGCACTGGTGCTAGGTGCTCATATCTAGAACGATGTAGAGACGCATACTTGCGTCTCGTCGTTGAACGACTAACGCCAAAACGACCAGCGTTATAACCGTTTGGTTTAAATAACATCAGCAACGATTGAGACACAAGTAGGTGTCTCTGCTCTATTACCGTATCTATTAAATTCTTACTCATATGTCGAGTGTAGCTGTTGCTTCCGACACCACCGTTCGCGCCACCGTTGAAGCTTGGATGCGCGACTTTCAGAATCGTCTTTGCGCCAAGCTGGAGGAAACCGACGGCGGAGCTACCTTCCAAACCGATGCCTGGGACCACTCGCAGCGCGGGGGCGGCTACACCCGCGTTATTCAGAACGGTAACATTCTGGAGAAAGGTGGCGTGGCTTTCTCGGCGGTGTGGGGCGAAATGAGCGCTGCTGCCGCGCAACAGTTGCTCATGCCCGACCCTAGCTTTTTCGCCACCGGCGTATCAGTCGTGATGCACCCGAGGAGCCCGCGCCAGCCCATTGCCCACATGAACGTGCGCTACTTCGAGGCGGGTAATGGCGACGCATGGTTTGGCGGTGGCCTCGACCTGACCCCGATTTACGTGGATGAGCAGCAGGCCCGGCACTTCCACCGGCGCATCTACGAAGTGTGTCAGCGGCACAATCCGAACTACTACCCGCAGTTCAAGCGTTGGGCCGACGACTACTTCTACCTCCCCCATCGTCAGGAAACCCGCGGCGTGGGCGGCATCTTCTTCGACCGCTTGATGGTGGGCGAAGATGGTTCGTTTGAGGAGTTATTCGCCTTTGTGCAAGATGTAGGCAACCTGTTTGGCGCGGTGTACAGCGACATTCTGCTTGCCAACCGCACATTACCTTTCACCGAGCAGCAGAAACAGTGGCAGCTTATTCGCCGTGGCCGCTACGCCGAGTTCAACCTAGCTATCGACCGGGGCACGCGCTTCGGCCTAGAAACCAACGGCCGCACCGAAAGCATCCTGATGAGCCTGCCGCCGCAAGCCGAGTGGTACTACAACCGCCAGTCCGAGCCTGGTTCGCCGGAGGCCGCTACGCAAGCCTGGCTACGCAAAGACGTAGATTGGCTAAACTAGCTGCTGGGATGCGGATGCATGCAGCATTTACCAAATACTTAAATTAGAACGTCATGCTGAGCTGGTCGAAGCATCTCTACCGCCAAAGTAGCTCTAGGTAGAGATGCTTCGACCAGCTCAGCATGACGTTCTATTGGGTATCAATATTGATTCGGCTAGCGGCTCGTTTACGCTGAACTACCCTTAGCTTCCTCCAAGCTAAATGACTTCGCGCATGTGCTTGTAGTTGGTTTTGATGGTATCGAGCACCTCATCCATGCGGCCACCTAGGATGAGTTTGCTCATCGAAAGGGCAAACCCTTTCACTTGGTCAAACTCCACTTTGGGCGGCATAGCCAGGGCGTTGGGGTCGGTGAGAATGTTGATCAGGGCCGGCCCTGGGTGGGCAAACGCCTGCTCCAAGGTCTGTTGCACCTGGCCGGGCTCGTGCACCGTGAAGCTCTGAATCCCCATAGCCTGCCCAATGGCGGCAAAATCGGTGTTGGGCATGTCGGTTTGCCAATCGGGCAGGCCGGCCACTTCCATTTCCAATTTCACCATGCCGAGGGCCCGGTTGTTGAACACGATGACCTTGATGGGCAGCTTATACTGCACAATAGTCGACAAATCGCCGAGCAGCATGGTCAGGCCCCCGTCGCCGCACATAGCAATAACCTGCTGGCCGGGCCGGGCTAGGGCCGCACCGATGGCTTGCGGCATGGCGTTAGCCATAGAGCCGTGGTTCCACGAGCCCATCATTACGCGCTTGCCTGTGGCCTTAATGTAGCGGGCTCCCCACACGCAGCTCATGCCCGTATCGACGGTAAAAATGGCATCGTCGGCGGCGAGCTGGTCGATGACGACACTCACGTATTCGGGGTGAATGGCGTCGGTTTTGCCGGTGTCTTCCACGTAGGCGCGCATGTTTTCCTGCACCTGTTTGTAGAAGTCGAGCTGCTCTTTCAGGAAGCTGTCGTCGGTTTTCTGCCGGATCAGCGGAATGAGCGCTTGCAAGGTGGGCTTAATAGCCCCGCACAGACCTAGGTCGACTTTCGCCCGCCGTCCTAGCCGCTCGGGTCGAATGTCAATCTGCACGATCTTAGGCTTCACCGGCATAAAAGCCGTGTAGGGGAAGTCGGTGCCGAGCAGCACCAGCACCTCCGATTCGTGCATGCTGTGGTAGCCCGAGGGCATTCCCAGCAGGCCCGTCATACCCACTTCGTACGGATTAGCGTACTGAATTTCAAGCTTGCCACGGAACGTGTAGCCAATCGGCGATTGGAGCAAGCCTGCTAATTTGATCAACTCATCATGGGCTTCAGCGGCACCTAGGCCGCAATAGAGCGTGACTTTGTCATACTCATTAAGCAGACTGGCCAAGGATTGTAGCTCTAGGTCAGAAGGCCGGATGATGGGGTCAGTTCGGTATACCTGCATAGCAGTCATGCTTTCTTCTGCATCTGCGGCGGCCACGTCGCCGGGCAGCCCTACTACGGCCACGCCTTTGCGGCTAATAGCATGCTGAATACCTGCCTGAAACATGCGCGCAAACTGCTGCGGGGTGCTGGCCACTTGGTTGTAGCAACTGCAATCGTCGAACAGCTTAATCGTGTTCGTCTCCTGGAAGTGCTCCGTACCAAACTCAAAGCTAGCCTCGGTGGAAGCAATAGCAATGACCGGTGCCCCGGAGCGGTGGGCATCATACAGTCCGTTGATGAGGTGCACGTGACCAGGGCCGCTGCTGCCCGCGCAACACGCAATACCGTTAAGCTGTGCCTCGGCGCCGGCGGCGAAGGCCCCTGCCTCTTCGTGCCGCACGTGCACCCACTGTAACTGGTCGTTGCGCCGCACAGCATCGTTCACTTCGTTGAGACTGTCGCCCGTGACAGCATATATTCTCTTCACGCCGGCTTCTACCAGCATTTCTACAAGTTGTTCTGCTACTTTTTTGGCCATGATATCAGACTGAGGGTACAGAAGTAAGACCCTAGCTATACGCGACCACTTAGCATTTGAATGATGTGATAAAGACGGATTTTGCTTCCGCCACTCACGATTGGTCTGTGTTATCACTTCTTGCAAACGTTTGTATAGCCGCCGAATACACGTTTTGCGGAGCGAGCAGAACAAAGAGTTTTTTGATGCTATTCCGTTGCTGGCCTTATTGGCAGTCTAACACACACAACACTAAAAAGCAGAAGCAACCCTCATGTTTTGTGCTGCGCGTTGCTTTGAAGGCTAGGCTTTGTTCTCAGTCTGTAGTTACGGAATACGCACGCATACGGCAAACGATCTTGTCTAGCATCTTAACAACAAGGTTTCCGGACTACACAAAAGCCTCGGTACTTTTTTGACACAGAGGAAATTCTTACTTCTTGTCTTACATCAATTTGTGCTAATTGCTTTGGAGCATCTTATCCGTTGAGGTGGTAATAATGTATAGCCTAAGCAAGCACGACACTAGCTTCTAGCAAGCTCAACAGTAATGGCATGCTTTTATGCTGTTTGTCATGGTTCTAGCTTCCATAAGGCCTAGCCAAGGCACTTTATATATAAAATACAATTCCGATAATTTATCAATATTTAATATTTCAGCTATATGGACACTATAGGCACGCCATTTGGTAGAATGCCAGCATACTAGTGTATACTTTCATGAATGCAACGCTCGATTACCAATTACTTGTTCAGTGCGAAAGAGTAACCCTGCAAGACGTAACCGTTGTCGTAACCAATCCGATCAATCGGGCAGTCTGGCGCATTGATGGGGTGCGTCCTGTTTGGGCTCAGATGGGTGCTCAGCAAGTGGCTTTCTTTATCGTGGAGCGCTACATTCACGACCATTACTCGTTGCGCAATAACATAAACTTCACCGGTTTACAGAGTGCCATAGAGCGCGTTTTGCCACTCCCTCCCGATTTTACGGAGGCTGGATAGTCGAGTAAAGCTCAATCAATTCAGATCTAGGCATCCATTAGTATATCACCCAGTGATAACTAGGTCAAGCAATGCACGCTACCTAGTTGCACCCCGAATCGCTCTTTACTTATTGCCAACTATCCTCTCTGCTATTGCATAGGGGCATTTTAGTATCTAGTTATTATTTATACATTATTTATATTATTGCACTTTGCAATGCTTTTAACTTATCCGTTTTCTTCTTTAGCTAGTTGCTTTCCTTTCTATGAAGCTTTTACCCGCACTTCTCGGCTTGTTTACTTGCGCAACCACTTCACTATACGCTCAAGATCAGCAAGCTAACCTCCAATCTTTAGATACGGCATATGGCTTTCACGGCGCCCGCTTCGAGAAAGATACTTCCGCCTTCAAGGACCTTGCACTAGCAGAGAAAGCTGGTAATACCCGTTACTACCGACGTGGCAGTGAAATCAAAAAGCTGGGAGAGGGCGAGGCTGCTGATATTACGTATGGTTTTTATAAGGGCAAACTCGCGGTAGTAGTTATCAAAACCAAAGGCTTAAAAAACAGCCGAGCCGTACTAGCTGCCTTGCAGCAGCAGGCAGGGCCAGGAGTGAAAGCCAGTCCTTTCGCGCAGCGTTACTCGTGGAGTGCCAAGCTAGTACACATGAGCTACGAGGAAAATGCCATGAGCAACGACGCCGTGATCTTACTCACGTGTAAAAAAATCAAAGAGCAGGAGCTGAAGCAAGCGTTGCGCAACCGACCAACAGCCCCTGTTGGGTCCTAATAACAGCAGAAAGCAAAAGAGCCTCCTAGGAGGCTCTTTTGCTTTCTGCTGTTCTTCTTTCACCTAGCTTTTCGGGTTAGGTCTATCTCGTTCTTAGGCGGCCAGAAACGCCTCGATGGCTGCCAATGTCTCTAGGGGTGCGCTAAGGTGTGGACAATGGCCAGTAGTCTGTAGCTGAACTAGCTTTGCTTCGTGGAGATGCTCCAGCAGATACGCACCTACTTCCTCAGGCGCTACTGCATCTTGCTGGCATTGCAGCAGAAGCGTATTTGTAAGTAGCTGAGGCACTTCGGAGCGATTGTCGGATAAGAACGCGACCCGCGCAAAATGCTTCGCAATGGTTGAATCAGTATCGCAGAAGTACTTAGCTAGCTCCTCGCCTAATGAGTGATTATCAGGTCCCATGAGCAGGCCCGCAAACATATAAGCCCAGCCTGTGTAGTCGGCTTCCATCAATTGCAATAGTTGCTGTACGTCTTCCTGATCGAAGCCGCCGTAATAGCCAGGCTCGTTGACGTAGCACGGGGAAGGAGCGAGCATTATTACTTTCGAGAATTGCTCAGGCGCCTGAATAGCGGCTAACATCGCAATCATTGCCCCTACGGAGTGCCCTACAATCACTACCTCCTGTAGCTTCAGCACTTGGCAGATTTCGACTATATCCTGCGCGTAACCACCTAGGGTACTATACTTTTTCGAATCGTAGGCACTCACGTCTGATTCGCCAGCGCCTACATGATCGAACAGAATCAATTGATGACGTGCAGCCAGCGGTGTAGCCAGATAATGCCAGATTTGCTGATTACAGCCAAACCCATGGCATAGGATAATCGGAGTCTTCCCCTCTCCTATCACACGTACATTGTTGCGCTTCAGCACCTCATGGTTTGGATGATCACGCCCATCCCCATCAGCGCCAGCGTAAGCAAAGGTATCGAATACCGAAGAGCCGCTATTTTGCATTAAAAATAATGTTGAATAAATACAATTTCTTCAGTTTTTCACGCGTAAAGAAACCAAAAGTAAAGCTTTACAACGCAGTATTGTAATACAACATTTCTTAAAGTACTTATTCAAGTAGTTTATTTCAACAAATCCGCCTATATACCGAGTACGAACTACGTATTTTCCGCAATAAGATCATTCCATTCGGCTTGCTATTTTTTTAACCTTCGAGAAGACACCCCTCTTCAATAACACCTTGCTCTTAGCTCTTGCTTTGCTGTTCACTTTAAGGTTGAGCAAGTTTTATATATCCTTACACTTCTCTTTAATGCATTCTTAATCTGTCACCTACGCCTTATATAGCTGAACCTTCTATTATGGTTTTCATGCTTAGCTAGCTTTTATTCGTATCAGCATAGTACATCCTCTTTTATCAGATATGGCTACTTCCCACGATCATACGGCGCTTGTGACAGGTGCCTCTAGCGGCATTGGCTATGAGCTGGCAAAACTGTTTGCGCAAGATGGCATCAACCTGGTGTTGGTGGCTCGCCGGAAAGAGCTTCTGGAGAAGATCAAGGCGGATTTTGAGCCACGATACGGGATTAGAGTCGAATGCATCGACTTGGATTTATCCATAAGCAGCAAGGTTCAGGAGCTTTATCAATTGTGCCAGGCACACAAGCTAAAAATTGACTACCTGGTCAACAATGCGGGCTATGGTGCCTACGGGGCAGTGACGCAAGCCGATCCGGCCGTGTACGAGAACATGCTCACCCTGAATATTGTCACGCTTACCACCCTCACGACGTTGTTTGTGAAAGAGATGGTGCAGCGTCGGTTTGGGCGTATCTTGAATATTGGATCGTTGGCAGCCTTCCAATCATTGCCCAACCTAGCCGCTTACGGCGCCTCCAAAACGTATGTGATGCACTTTACCGAAGGGCTGCATGCGGAACTGAAAGGCACTGGCGTCACAGCGACGGTGCTAAACCCCGGTCTCACCGAAACCGGCTTTGTCGAGCGGGCCGATATGGGGCGGTCGGCGCAGGCGCAGCGCACCATGCTGCAGGCTGATGCGGTGGCCCGAGCCGGCTATCGAGGCATGATGCGAGGCAAGCTCAACATCGTACCAGGCTGGCAAAACAGAATACTAGCGTTCACCGCCGGCGTGACGCCCTCGCGAAAGCTGTTGCTCGCTGTTTCCTCCTTTGTGATGCGGGAAGCAGGTAAAAGGCGGTAGGCCAGACCGGGGCATAAGTAAGCGCCTATACACCGTGCAACAACTCGACTTACTGCGTCACGGCCACGGGCTGGCGTAGCACTGGTTGCAATACCGTCCAGACGGTGCGGGCTACTAGGCGGTGACCTTCTGGGGTTGGGTGAATACCGTCGCGCTGGTTTAGTTTAGCTACCCCACCGACGCCTTCCAGCAGGAATGGAATAAGGGTGAGCTTATTTTTCTGCGCTAAGTCGCCGTAGAGTTGCTTGAACTGCTTGGCATAATCGACACCTAGGTTTGGCGGAATTTGCATGCCCGCAAGCACAATCTTGGCCTGCGGGCTCAGCTGGCGCACAGTATCGATAATGGCTTGCAGATTGCGGCGCGTGTTAGTGAGCGGAATGCCGCGGAGACCATCGTTGCCACCTAGCTCTAGCACGAATACGGCTACCGGCTTACGCAGCACCCACCCGACGCGGCTGCGGCCACCGGCGGTGGTTTCGCCGCTCAGACCCGCATTTACTACCGTGTACGCTAAGCCCGCAGAATCAATTTTCTGGCCTATTAAGGCGGGGAAAGCTTGTTCGGGGTCGACACCTAGGCCAGCGGTAATGCTGTTGCCGAAGAAAAGAACGGTGGGCTTCGGAGCGGCTTTGTCCGGCGCGGCAGCCTTGGGAGTAGCAGCGGGAGCTTCGGCGGTGTCAGCAGCGGGTTGCGAGTTGTTGTTGCAGCCACCAACCAGGAGAAGCATCCAGCAACTAAGGAGGAACGAAACTGTTTTCATGCAGACAGCAATTTTTTCGAGTATACGCGGAACGGCAGAAAATATCGTAACGGCTAGCGCGTCTTCGTAGTAACTGCTTATGGAGTTGTCAGTCTAAGCGCGATGAGGAAGCTGGGTAAATCGTTGTTGTGATAAACTCCGATTCCTCATGCTGCTCGGAATGACAAGTGCCTTCCTCCTCTATTTCCTTGGTATTCGCCGCCGCTTTCCCAGCGGCTCATTTATTCTTGTTTTGTGCTCAAAGTAGAAAACCTTACCAAATCATACACCAGCGGCGGCCGGTCGCTCACGGTACTAGAATCCGTCAGCTTCGAGCTGCAGCCCGGCGACACGTTCTCCATTGTGGGGCCTTCGGGCAGCGGCAAAACCACGTTGCTTGGCCTCTGCGCCGGCCTTGACCGGGCGTCGTCGGGCAGCGTGTGGCTCAATGGTATCCAGCTCGACAACCTCAACGAAGACCAGCGGGCAGCCGTGCGCAATGAGCACGTGGGCTTCATCTTCCAGAACTTCCAGCTGTTGCCAACCCTCACGGCCCTCGAAAACGTGCTGGTGCCGCTGGAGCTGCGCGGCGTTTCGGGCGGCACCAAAGCGGCGCAGGCGTTGCTG
This Hymenobacter sp. GOD-10R DNA region includes the following protein-coding sequences:
- a CDS encoding trypsin-like serine protease — translated: MAIRWLFVLLLFTTACFGQEQVSKKTFPEIALTNQIAFADPQYDQPRFSCGFLLKHQNDTFAVTAKHLLKVIKPKGMKAVSFGNSVKSWSLFPLPDKARSVVTNRLLNENKAESLEAKATYDQDWLVFSLQSNHSGIKPLEARTTPLQPGEKLYVVGWTRHMDSGPQRVYEFEYYKTIDNRILVKDVVVPEQFGGLSGAPLVDEQGQVVGIVSNGTVDPTSGKKYFSPCAVSGLLSFLDTYQKK
- a CDS encoding NAD(P)-dependent oxidoreductase; translation: MSSQPQLGWIGLGTMGTPMSRRLLEAGYPVAVYNRSKDKEEALRAAGATPADSPAALVQQADVVFLMVSDDQAVRDLFTGPDGLLTAESSGKLLINMSTVSPGISQEMATLSQQKGHTYLDAPVSGSVKQAESGQLVIMVGGDEPAFQQAQPLFEHLGKLALHLGPVGKGNLAKLAINTLLGIHTQGLAETFLFAQQHGLKPEDMQTIIGNGAMSNVYAKIKGDTIMADNFQAAFALKHLAKDLRLAKAEGLNTPLGETVHESFQQAAPTLGDEDVIAIIKHLHRD
- a CDS encoding dienelactone hydrolase family protein — translated: MARSILLRVALLFILCQLGYTAQAGSGFADLKPGPHGVGFRVVQQYDYARSYRDKTDLVTGKPYAGEQARPMQTLVWYPAQKTGTPLRYADYMRTEATDEVLGRTEAEVAAFMDGRRQWATARLGAKQAQAMLAQRMWAVPNAPATTGKFPVVIYAAGGGGVAHEAADLCEYLASHGYVVLASRSLGTRTSLMNFDQEGLATQARDIQFLLSYAHTLPQADMTHVAAAGWSWGGLANVLAASQDARIDALVSFDGTQHKDNTVAVSRMRLTVPWLYVQRRPESVRELSANDMETSSILLNEAKYADLYHVVMNPMEHLDFSTLALRVAQPDHFTEYSRAEVETAYHWTCRYTLEFLNATLKGNAAGRQFLDRTPAQNGVSPHMARLYHLPAQTDLVPTQAGFAAALAQQGFAYALEVYRRMQQQDPTFVLPESALNTWGYQLMRDAHDLPAALAIFRLGTALYPGSFNLFDSLGEADENNHDPATAIQHYRRSLELNPQNSNARQRLQALGAPAPSTSAN
- a CDS encoding sulfite exporter TauE/SafE family protein; translated protein: MLWAGFLFGLLGSFHCVGMCGAIALALPGRLDAASPNWHYLGGRLLYNLGRITTYTVLGAGAGLVGQTLRLAGWQQSLSIVSGLLILVLVVVPERHTSRVAAAVGLDRPLAWLKQTLAYLFQQASPGALYLTGVLNGLLPCGLVYLALAGALSAPGLGGSASYMLLFGLGTLPLMLGLSLTGRLVPMLWRARMRQAVPYVASLMAVLFIVRGLGLGIPYLSPQLSAPTAQAAQPQLPPTVHYCR
- a CDS encoding universal stress protein, with protein sequence MKTILVPIDLASSAEHTLAYANKLAVRWPAEVVLLHCHHGDGLTAEESTQLEQQLHTLAERLRYQQLTRQDGRRIRYHYRVLSGCLHDHVQAEAASYAADLVVMSLDYIDCGRVEATGNHAATITGLVSCPVLVVPPGRRSLPTRVAFSADFSTLDLNVLPKTSALEGAFPAQLQFVQFYAPASRPERARLKRAMEKAASQLTWPDITTHLVEDDDPLEGISDFCARTQTQLLIIAPTNSASLLRFFDLCYAKTQSYHTQIPVLVIQQNEQKPTTACCDRCAQQALRETQAALVLGAHI
- the hemF gene encoding oxygen-dependent coproporphyrinogen oxidase; its protein translation is MSSVAVASDTTVRATVEAWMRDFQNRLCAKLEETDGGATFQTDAWDHSQRGGGYTRVIQNGNILEKGGVAFSAVWGEMSAAAAQQLLMPDPSFFATGVSVVMHPRSPRQPIAHMNVRYFEAGNGDAWFGGGLDLTPIYVDEQQARHFHRRIYEVCQRHNPNYYPQFKRWADDYFYLPHRQETRGVGGIFFDRLMVGEDGSFEELFAFVQDVGNLFGAVYSDILLANRTLPFTEQQKQWQLIRRGRYAEFNLAIDRGTRFGLETNGRTESILMSLPPQAEWYYNRQSEPGSPEAATQAWLRKDVDWLN